In a genomic window of Flavobacterium lipolyticum:
- a CDS encoding GNAT family N-acetyltransferase, protein MEITAFRKSDYEPLRTLFLNERRRTFSWLDPSEFQLKDFDRDTRGELILVARHHEVPIGFISIWMKNYFVHHLYVDEQHQGESIGTELLKAAIQKTKLPITLKCLENNSKAVAFYLKKGFFSIERGQSGHGPYILFELTGSIK, encoded by the coding sequence ATAACAGCCTTCCGAAAAAGCGACTACGAACCTTTAAGAACTTTATTCTTAAACGAAAGACGGCGTACTTTTTCGTGGCTTGACCCTTCTGAATTTCAATTAAAAGATTTTGACCGCGATACCAGAGGAGAACTGATTTTGGTCGCAAGACATCATGAAGTTCCAATTGGGTTTATTTCGATCTGGATGAAGAACTATTTCGTTCACCATTTGTATGTTGACGAACAGCATCAGGGCGAAAGTATAGGGACCGAATTATTGAAAGCGGCAATCCAAAAAACAAAACTGCCCATCACTTTAAAATGTTTAGAAAACAACTCCAAAGCCGTCGCTTTCTATCTCAAAAAAGGCTTTTTTTCCATCGAAAGAGGACAATCAGGACACGGCCCCTACATTTTGTTTGAACTGACAGGGAGTATAAAATAA